GGCCTCGGCCAGGCCGGCGCGAATCTCCGGTGGGTCGAGTACCTCCGCCTCGGGGCCCAGTCCGTACAGGATGTCGATCCCGATCTCGATGGACTCGACGGGCACGGTCACCGTCCGCAGACCGTGCTCGTCGGGTTCTCCCGCCTCGGCCAGGGCCTTCTTGGAGGCCGTCGGGTCCATCACCTTCGGCAGGGATCTCGCCCCGGCGGCCGTGATCCGCAGGGTCACCGGGATCGTGAGCATCTGCCGGACGAACTCGGCCGACCTGTTCCGCCAGAACTCGCCGAGGTCGAAGGAGTCGTCCCGAACGAACCGCGTCGGCAGCGGTTCGACCCGGACGAACCGGTCCACCCGGTAGACGCGGTGATCCGCCGCGACCCGCGCCACCAGGTACCAGACGCCGTTCTTCAACACCAGGGCGAGCGGGGCCAGTTCCCGCTCGACCTGGCGATCGGACCGCAGGTAACCACCGACCACCAGCTGGTCCTGCCAGACAGCCTTGGCCAGCTCGCCGAGCAACGGCGGGGCGGTCGACTCGTCGAACCAGCGCGGCGCGTCCAGATGAAACCGACGTGCCGCGTCGTCGGCGGCGTCCCGCAACGCGGCAGGCAGGGCCGCGGACACCTTGCGCCGAGCGCTCCCCGCCTGATCGCCCAGCCCCAGTTCGTCCAGCGTGCGACCCAGCCCGGAGAGGAACAGGGCCTGTGCCTCGACCGAGTCCAATCCGGTGAGCCTGGTCTGATAGCCGCCCAACAGGCGGTAGCCACCCGAGGCGCCCCGGTCGGCGTACACCGGGATCCCGGCGGCGTTGAGCGCGAGGACGTCCCGATAGACGGTGCGCTCCGAGACCTCCAATTCGGCGGCCAGCTCGCCCGCCGTCATCCGCGACCTGGCCTGGAGTAGCAAGACCAGTGAGATCAGCCGTGCCGCGCGCATGAGGACTCCCGGTGATCACCCTGCGGCCCTCGGCGGGTGCGGGACCGCCTGGGCCGTTCGACCGGCCACGGCCGCCACCCGGCCGGGCAGGCCCAAGACGGTACGCAACGCCCCCGACAGACGTGGGTCCGTCGGGTGCGCTGTGTCCGCTACTCCGGCCGCACCTCGGCGGCCCGCTCGATCGGGTAGGTGGTGAGCCTGCCGCACATGCCCAGCCTGCGATCCTCGCCGGGCACGATCCGGCGGATCTCCGCCGCCGCCAGCCGCGAGACGTCGCCCGCTTGCAGCGCCGTCAACTGCTCCCCGGTGCGCTCGGCCTCGGCCAGCGCGCCCGCCTGCCAGCGTTCCCGCCAGCCGGCGAGTTTGTCCCCCACCAGGGTCAGCGCCTGCTGGTGGAAGCGGCGCAGTGCGTCCTCGTTGCCCGCCGCGGACTCCGCGCGCAGCGCGCCGAAACCCTCGATCGCCAGGTCGCGGCGGGCTCGGGCGGCAGCCTCGGCGGCGGCCTGCCCGGCGACCGCCGGATCGGGCAGCGTAGCGGCCTCGGCGTAGGCGGCCGGATCGTCGAGGATCTCGGTCGGGAAGGTGAACACCGCGTCGCCGGCCTCGGGCAGCCCGTTGTTCTGCATGACGACCACGATGCGCAGGCCGTCCCGATTGATCAGTCGGTGGATGGTGCCGGGGGTGAACCACAGCGTGGTGCCCGCCCGCAGTTCGCTCTCCTGCGCGCCCGAGGCGGTCAATGTCTGGACCGCGCCGGTGCCCGCCACCACCACGTAGGCCTCGGTGCAGGTGAGGTGCATGTGCGGCGAGCCGCCGTGGCTGTCGTCGGCGGTCGGCCAGTCGTAGACCTCCAACTGCGACACCCCGACGCCGCCGGGCAGCAGCAGCGCGTCTCCATCCCGATACGGACTCGATTCGGCGGCCACGTTCGTCTCCTCACGGTTGGATTCGGTTGCCTGGACGTTCGTCGGCTCAGCTCGGTTCGCGGGGCGAGGTCGATGGGCGGGGTCAGTCCCAGCTTCGGTCGGCCAGGGTGCTGGTGATGCGCTCTTGCGGCCAGTCGCCGATACCCACCACCATGCGGTATTCCCGGTCCAGGACCTCCCCGGGTGCCAGGATCAGCTCCTCGTGGAAGGCCCAACTGGGATTGACCACCGCGAACGGGTCGTTGCGAACGAACCAGTGCGCCGGACGCACCGCGTTGCGCGGGCCCTCCTGGAACACCACGGTCGAATGCCGGTCGACCTCGTCGTGCTCGCCGATGTACGCCACCCAGTCGGCAGGCTGCCCCATCAGGCTGCTCGCGTCGTGCCCGTGCGGGGTGCGCACCGTCCCGTCGCGGAACGCGCGAGGACCACGCCAGGCCAGGCCGGTGTAGCCGGCCATCTCGCGGCCCTCGGTGGTGGGGCTGCCGAACCGGAGTTCCTCGCCGCGCACGTTCGTGATCGCGCTGTGCCAGGTCAACGTCCAGGAATCGTCGTCGAGATCGACGTCGTGCACGGCGATCCGACGCACCTCCTCGGCCCAGACCTCGTCGCCGGAGCTGATCCAGGTCAGCCGTTCGACGATGTCCAGCCGATCGCAGCGTGCGTCGACGAGGTCGAAGCCGTCGTGGCGCATCCGGCCGATGTTGTCCTTGACGACGTAGCCCTCGTCGCGGACATAGCTGACCCCGCCCCAGAAGTTGTCGCCGGAGACGTGGGACGCGGTGAGCTGTAGGCCCTTGTGCCAGCGGTGATCATTGGGCCGGTAGTCGGTCACCACGTCGCCCGCCAGCGTCCGTAGGGGATGGCAGTACGGCTTGGGCGATTCGAAGGCGATGGGGTCCGGGCGGTAGACGTAGGAGAGGATCTCCACCCCGGCCGCGTCGACCACGATCTCGGTACCCAACTCGTGTCGTACGTGCAGGATCCCCACGTTCGTTCCTTCCTGTCCTGGCGTCGTCGATTCGGCGAAGCGGGGTGTCTCAGGGTTGCTCGGCAGGCGCCGAGGGGAAGCTCCAGTCGGTGCGGCCGCCGCTGGGATCGGTGTAGAACGGGTCGCCCGCGACGATCTCGCCCGCGAAGACCGGCCTGCCGGTCACCGCGGCCTTGTACATCGCACTGGTGAATTCGAGGCTGGAACGGCCATCGGCGCCACTGCACCTCGGCCGTCGGCCTGCCCGCATGTCGGCGAGCAGGCTGGCCAGCTGTCCGGCGTGGGAGCCGGTCTCGTCGGTTGCGGGTTCGCCCCACTCGGCGACGCGCTCGGCGGTG
This Actinoalloteichus hymeniacidonis DNA region includes the following protein-coding sequences:
- a CDS encoding cupin domain-containing protein; translation: MAAESSPYRDGDALLLPGGVGVSQLEVYDWPTADDSHGGSPHMHLTCTEAYVVVAGTGAVQTLTASGAQESELRAGTTLWFTPGTIHRLINRDGLRIVVVMQNNGLPEAGDAVFTFPTEILDDPAAYAEAATLPDPAVAGQAAAEAAARARRDLAIEGFGALRAESAAGNEDALRRFHQQALTLVGDKLAGWRERWQAGALAEAERTGEQLTALQAGDVSRLAAAEIRRIVPGEDRRLGMCGRLTTYPIERAAEVRPE
- a CDS encoding helix-turn-helix transcriptional regulator — translated: MRAARLISLVLLLQARSRMTAGELAAELEVSERTVYRDVLALNAAGIPVYADRGASGGYRLLGGYQTRLTGLDSVEAQALFLSGLGRTLDELGLGDQAGSARRKVSAALPAALRDAADDAARRFHLDAPRWFDESTAPPLLGELAKAVWQDQLVVGGYLRSDRQVERELAPLALVLKNGVWYLVARVAADHRVYRVDRFVRVEPLPTRFVRDDSFDLGEFWRNRSAEFVRQMLTIPVTLRITAAGARSLPKVMDPTASKKALAEAGEPDEHGLRTVTVPVESIEIGIDILYGLGPEAEVLDPPEIRAGLAEAAERLSRLYRS
- a CDS encoding DUF6807 domain-containing protein, translated to MGILHVRHELGTEIVVDAAGVEILSYVYRPDPIAFESPKPYCHPLRTLAGDVVTDYRPNDHRWHKGLQLTASHVSGDNFWGGVSYVRDEGYVVKDNIGRMRHDGFDLVDARCDRLDIVERLTWISSGDEVWAEEVRRIAVHDVDLDDDSWTLTWHSAITNVRGEELRFGSPTTEGREMAGYTGLAWRGPRAFRDGTVRTPHGHDASSLMGQPADWVAYIGEHDEVDRHSTVVFQEGPRNAVRPAHWFVRNDPFAVVNPSWAFHEELILAPGEVLDREYRMVVGIGDWPQERITSTLADRSWD